The nucleotide window AATTGAAAAACAACGTGGTATCTCGGTAACGAGTTCTGTGATGCAGTTTGATTATAATGGTTCAAGAATTAATATTTTGGATACACCGGGACACTCGGATTTCAGTGAAGATACGTACCGGACGCTAATGGCGGTCGATAGTGCAGTCATGGTTATCGATGCTGCGAAAGGGATCGAGGCCCAAACGTTAAAACTATTCAAAGTTTGTCGAATGCGCGGAATTCCTATTTTTACTTTTATTAATAAAATGGACCGTCAAGGGAAAATGCCTCTTGAACTACTTGCTGAACTAGAAGAAGTTCTAGGGATTGAATCGTATCCAATGAACTGGCCGATTGGTATGGGGAAAGAGCTTGCTGGGCTTTATGATCGATATCATCGTGTAATTGAGCAATATCGTTCAGAAGAAGATGAGCGTTTCTTACCACTTGGCGAAGATGGTGATTTGAAGGAAGCACATGCTATTCAAAAATCACTTTATTACGATCAAGCTTTGGAAGAAATTATGCTACTGGATGAGGCTGGCAATGACTTTAGCCGCGAACGTATTATTGCAGGTGAGCAAACGCCGGTATTTTTCGGGAGTGCTTTAACGAACTTTGGCGTAGAAACTTTCTTACGTACGTTTGTTGATTTTGCACCAGCACCTTCAAGCCATGAATCAAATGAAGGGGTTATTGAAGCAGATAATCCGAAGTTTTCTGGATTTATTTTCAAAATCCAAGCGAATATGAACCCTGCTCACCGTGATCGGATTGCTTTCATTCGAATTTGTTCGGGCGAATTTGAACGTGGTATGAACGTTACATTAACGCGCACAGGGAAAAGTATGAAACTTGCGAACTCGACGCAGTTTATGGCAGATGACCGGGAAACCGTTAACCGTGCTGTAGCGGGTGATATTATCGGCTTGTACGACACGGGTAATTACCAAATTGGCGATACGATTACTAATGGAAGTAAAAAGCTCGAATTCGAAAAACTTCCGCAGTTTACGCCAGAGTTATTTATGCGCGTTTATGCGAAAAATGTTATGAAACAAAAGCATTTCCATAAAGGTGTAGAGCAACTCGTGCAAGAAGGTGCGATTCAATTATTTAAAACGTGGCGCACAGAAGAATACATCATTGGAGCTGTTGGTCAGTTGCAATTTGAAGTATTCGAACACAGAATGCGCGGCGAATATAATTCGGAAATCCGAATGGAGCCAATCGGTAAAAAAATCGCTCGTTGGGTGAAAGAAGAAGATGCGGATGAAAAACTATCCACAGCTAGAAGTATGCTAGTGAAAGACCGTTTTGATCAGCCGTTATTCTTATTCGAAAATGAATTCGCGATTAATTGGTTTAATGATAAAAATCCAGATATCGAGTTAACTTCATTACTATAAAAGACGCAGCCTATTTGTATTTTCGCAAATAGGTTGTTTTTTTTTCTTGACAATTTTTCGAAACGCGCTATAATTAGTTAGAATTCTAATTAATAAGGAGGAATACTCGTGAGAAGAGAGAAGACGATGGATACGTTAATTCGTTCGATTATGATTAAATCCAAACGAAAAATGGACGCAAAAGTAGCTCAATTTGGGCTGACAACACAACAAGCCAGAGTGTTAGGGTTTTTAAATGATAATGCGGCGAATGAAATTATCCAAAAAGATCTTCAGCGAATCTTCCAAACACGTGGTGCAAGTATTACTAGCTTGATTCAAGGACTCGAGAAAAAGAACTTAATTTCGCGCAAGCCAAGCCTTCGAGATGGCAGAGAAAAAGTAGTCACTTTAACAGATGAGGGCAAGCAGATTGTAGACGAATTTAATGCTTCTTTTCCGCGTGAAGACGATAAAGCGAAGAAAATTCTTTCCGCTGATGAGTATAAAACTTTTATTGATTTACTTAGCAAGATTGACGATAATACCGAATAAAAAAATTTAACTATATAGTTAGAATTCTAACTAATTTCAAGGGGGAACTAAAATGAAACACTCAGATAACTATTACTTAACAAAAGCGAGCATTCCTAAGGCGATAGCGCATTTATCAATTCCGATGATGCTCGGTATGTCAGTAGGAGTAATTTATAACATCGTTAATGCTTTCTTTATTGGTTTACTGCATGATACGTCGATGTTAACTGCTGTAACGCTCGGTTTACCAATGTTTACGATTTTAATGGCGATTGGGAATATGTTTGGCGTTGGTGGCGGGACGTATATTTCTCGTTTACTTGGGAATGATGAAGGCAAAAAAGCGAAACAAGTATCGGCCTTTGTTTTGTACGGAAGTTTAGTGTTAGGAATTCTATGCGCGATTTTACTTGGTTTTTTAATTAATCCAGTTACTCATTTTCTTGGAGCGGATGCAATGAGCTTTTTACACACGAAAAATTATACGCTGGCGCTTCTGATTTGTAGTCCATTTATTATTGCAAATTTTGCGTTAGAACAAGTGGTTCGGGCGGAGGG belongs to Listeria swaminathanii and includes:
- a CDS encoding MarR family winged helix-turn-helix transcriptional regulator; protein product: MRREKTMDTLIRSIMIKSKRKMDAKVAQFGLTTQQARVLGFLNDNAANEIIQKDLQRIFQTRGASITSLIQGLEKKNLISRKPSLRDGREKVVTLTDEGKQIVDEFNASFPREDDKAKKILSADEYKTFIDLLSKIDDNTE
- a CDS encoding peptide chain release factor 3 → MSQNLQKEVASRKTFAIISHPDAGKTTITEQLLLFGGVIRSAGTVKGKKSGKFATSDWMEIEKQRGISVTSSVMQFDYNGSRINILDTPGHSDFSEDTYRTLMAVDSAVMVIDAAKGIEAQTLKLFKVCRMRGIPIFTFINKMDRQGKMPLELLAELEEVLGIESYPMNWPIGMGKELAGLYDRYHRVIEQYRSEEDERFLPLGEDGDLKEAHAIQKSLYYDQALEEIMLLDEAGNDFSRERIIAGEQTPVFFGSALTNFGVETFLRTFVDFAPAPSSHESNEGVIEADNPKFSGFIFKIQANMNPAHRDRIAFIRICSGEFERGMNVTLTRTGKSMKLANSTQFMADDRETVNRAVAGDIIGLYDTGNYQIGDTITNGSKKLEFEKLPQFTPELFMRVYAKNVMKQKHFHKGVEQLVQEGAIQLFKTWRTEEYIIGAVGQLQFEVFEHRMRGEYNSEIRMEPIGKKIARWVKEEDADEKLSTARSMLVKDRFDQPLFLFENEFAINWFNDKNPDIELTSLL